A DNA window from Desulfobacterales bacterium contains the following coding sequences:
- a CDS encoding ATP-binding protein, with amino-acid sequence MELQNFNPWWKDSKISSDFCGKKRKVFDEVVKYIDKRPIILFTGLRRVGKTTLMYQIINKLLTAGVKPYDILYFSFDEMKYDLDDIIKQYEITVLKNDIHKQKIYLFLDEIQKLSGWIEKVKILYDINPKLKIFLTGSARITMYKETRESLAGRFFDFQIKPLDFEEYLDFKNVEIDKEREKIFEKDLKIEMSNFLITGGFIETFDFEDFMIKKYFKESILERVLFIDIPQTFRIDLPELLLKVLNITASRTGFYLDYKNLSNDLKIDHRTMANYISYLEYSLFLQKLYNYSPNHLTSEKKMKKLYLSNTAFTLALNPQIDLPALLEQFFVNSLDAKFFLKTPQKEEIDIIYVKDTLILPVEIKIREKISKEDLKTLFKFLEKNDLKEGLLITLDTETKFQRDKFIIDAIPYWMYWSIAEWLFKLEH; translated from the coding sequence ATGGAATTACAAAATTTTAATCCGTGGTGGAAGGATAGCAAAATTTCTTCTGATTTTTGCGGTAAAAAAAGAAAAGTATTTGACGAAGTTGTTAAATATATTGATAAGCGCCCGATTATATTATTTACAGGATTACGAAGAGTTGGAAAAACAACTCTTATGTATCAAATAATCAATAAACTTTTAACCGCTGGTGTGAAACCTTACGATATTCTATATTTTTCATTTGATGAGATGAAATATGATCTTGATGACATTATCAAACAATATGAAATAACTGTGCTTAAAAATGATATTCACAAACAAAAAATTTATCTTTTTCTCGACGAAATACAAAAACTATCAGGCTGGATTGAAAAAGTTAAAATTCTCTATGATATAAATCCTAAATTAAAAATATTTCTTACAGGTTCGGCTCGGATAACAATGTATAAAGAAACACGAGAAAGTCTCGCCGGAAGATTTTTCGATTTTCAAATAAAACCATTGGATTTTGAAGAGTATCTCGATTTCAAAAACGTTGAAATAGATAAGGAAAGAGAAAAAATATTCGAAAAAGATTTAAAAATAGAGATGTCAAATTTTCTAATAACAGGCGGTTTTATTGAGACGTTTGATTTTGAAGATTTTATGATTAAAAAATATTTCAAAGAAAGTATCCTTGAAAGGGTTCTGTTTATTGATATACCTCAGACATTCAGAATAGATTTGCCGGAACTTCTTTTAAAGGTATTAAACATTACCGCATCAAGAACAGGATTTTATCTCGATTACAAAAATTTAAGCAATGATCTTAAAATCGATCATAGGACTATGGCTAATTATATTTCTTATCTCGAATATTCACTATTTTTACAAAAGCTTTATAACTATTCACCTAACCATCTTACCAGTGAAAAAAAGATGAAAAAACTTTATCTTTCCAATACAGCCTTTACATTAGCTTTAAATCCTCAAATCGACTTGCCAGCTCTTCTTGAACAGTTTTTTGTAAATAGTCTTGATGCTAAATTTTTTTTAAAAACACCTCAAAAAGAAGAAATAGATATTATATACGTTAAAGATACGCTTATACTTCCTGTTGAGATAAAAATTAGAGAGAAAATAAGCAAAGAAGATTTAAAGACTCTTTTTAAATTCCTTGAAAAAAATGATTTAAAAGAAGGCTTACTAATCACCCTTGATACTGAAACAAAATTTCAAAGAGACAAGTTTATTATAGATGCAATACCTTACTGGATGTATTGGAGCATAGCAGAATGGCTTTTTAAACTTGAACATTAA